In one window of Macrotis lagotis isolate mMagLag1 chromosome 5, bilby.v1.9.chrom.fasta, whole genome shotgun sequence DNA:
- the PSMD2 gene encoding 26S proteasome non-ATPase regulatory subunit 2, producing the protein MEPGGRNKAVLPPPPPPPQSQPPPGGSGAADDKAGGKERREPSDKEKEQELSEEDKQLQDELEMLVERLGEKDTSLYRPALEELRRQIRSSTTSMTSVPKPLKFLRPHYSKLKEIYENMKPGENKRFAADIISVLAMTMSGERECLKYRLVGSQEELASWGHEYVRHLAGEVAKEWQELDEAEKSQREPLLTLVKEIVPYNMAHNAEHEACDLLMEIEQMDMLEKDIDDNAYAKVCLYLTSCVSYVPEPENSALLRCALGVFRKFSRFPEALRLALMLNDMELVEDIFTSCKDVVVQKQMAFMLGRHGVFLELSEDVEEYEDLTEIMSNVQLNSNFLALARELDIMEPKVPDDIYKTHLENNRFGGSGSQVDSARMNLAASFVNGFVNAAFGQDKLLTDDGNKWLYKNKDHGMLSAAASLGMILLWDVDGGLTQIDKYLYSSEDYIKSGALLACGIVNSGVRNECDPALALLSDYVLHNSNTMRLGAIFGLGLAYAGSNREDVLTLLLPVMGDSKSSMEVAGVTALACGMIAVGSCNGDVTSTILQTIMEKSETELKDTYARWLPLGLGLNHLGKGEAIEAILAALEVVSEPFRSFANTLVDVCAYAGSGNVLKVQQLLHICSEHFDSKDKEEDKDKKEKKDKDKKEAPADMGAHQGVAVLGIALIAMGEEIGAEMALRTFGHLLRYGEPTLRRAVPLALALISVSNPRLNILDTLSKFSHDADPEVSYNSIFAMGMVGSGTNNARLAAMLRQLAQYHAKDPNNLFMVRLAQGLTHLGKGTLTLCPYHSDRQLMSQVAVAGLLTVLVSFLDVRNIILGKSHYVLYGLVAAMQPRMLVTFDEELRPLPVSVRVGQAVDVVGQAGKPKTITGFQTHTTPVLLAHGERAELATEEFLPVTPILEGFVILRKNPNYDI; encoded by the exons ATGGAGCCGGGCGGCCGCAACAAGGCGGTgttgccgccgccgccgccgccgcctcagTCGCAGCCCCCTCCGGGCGGCTCCGGGGCCGCGGACGACAAGGCCGGCGGCAAGGAGCGGCGGGAGCCCAGCGACAAGGAGAAGGAGCAGGAGCTG TCCGAGGAGGACAAACAGCTTCAGGATGAACTGGAGATGCTGGTGGAGCGACTCGGG GAGAAGGATACATCCCTCTACAGACCAGCCCTGGAGGAGCTACGGAGGCAGATTCGCTCTTCAACGACCTCCATGACCTCAGTGCCGAAGCCTCTGAAATTTCTGCGCCCACACTACAGCAAGCTAAAGGAGATCTATGAGAACATGAAGCCTGGCGAGAATAAG CGCTTTGCAGCCGACATCATCTCTGTCCTGGCCATGACCATGAGTGGAGAGCGTGAATGCCTAAAGTATCGACTGGTGGGTTCTCAGGAGGAGCTGGCCTCGTGGGGTCATGAGTATGTTCG GCATCTGGCAGGTGAAGTGGCCAAGGAGTGGCAAGAGCTCGATGAAGCTGAGAAGTCTCAGCGGGAGCCCCTGCTCACCTTGGTGAAGGAAATTGTCCCTTACAACATGGCCCACAATGCAGAGCATGAGGCGTGCGACCTACTCATGGAGATTGAACAGATGGATATGCTGGAGAAGGACATTGATGACAATGCCTATGCCAAAGTCTGTCTCTACCTCACCag TTGTGTGAGTTATGTTCCGGAGCCTGAGAACTCAGCCCTGCTCCGCTGTGCCCTGGGGGTATTTCGAAAGTTCAGCCGCTTCCCAGAGGCCTTACGACTCGCCCTGATGCTCAATGACATGGAGCTGGTGGAAGACATCTTCACCTCCTGCAAGGATGT AGTGGTTCAGAAGCAGATGGCCTTCATGCTGGGCCGGCACGGGGTTTTCCTGGAACTGAGTGAAGATGTCGAAGAGTATGAGGACCTGACTGAGATCATGTCTAATGTGCAGCTGAATAGCAACTTCCTGGCCTTGGCGAGGGAG CTCGATATCATGGAGCCCAAGGTGCCTGATGACATTTATAAAACTCACCTTGAAAACAACA GGTTTGGGGGCAGTGGCTCCCAGGTGGACTCAGCTCGCATGAATCTTGCAGCCTCCTTTGTGAATGGCTTTGTCAATGCAGCTTTTGGCCAAGATAAGCTGCTCACAGATGATGGCAACAAGTGGCTCTACAAGAACAAGGATCATG GAATGTTGAGTGCGGCTGCCTCCCTGGGTATGATTCTTCTTTGGGATGTGGATGGGGGCCTCACCCAGATTGACAAGTACCTCTACTCCTCTGAGGATTACATCAAG TCAGGTGCACTCCTTGCCTGTGGCATTGTGAACTCAGGAGTCCGAAACGAGTGCGACCCAGCCTTGGCCCTGCTCTCTGACTACGTGCTCCATAACAGCAATACCATGCGGCTTGGTGCCATCTTTGG GCTTGGCCTGGCCTATGCTGGCTCTAATCGTGAGGATGTCCTAACTCTGCTGTTGCCAGTGATGGgagactccaagtccagcatggAG GTGGCAGGTGTTACAGCTCTGGCCTGCGGCATGATCGCGGTGGGTTCCTGCAATGGAGATGTTACCTCCACCATCCTGCAGACCATCATGGAGAAATCTGAGACGGAGCTCAAGGACACTTATGCCCGTTGGCTTCCCCTGGGCCTGGGCCTCAACCACCTTG GCAAGGGTGAGGCCATTGAAGCCATCCTGGCAGCTCTGGAGGTCGTGTCTGAGCCCTTCCGAAGTTTTGCCAACACTCTTGTGGATGTGTGTGCCTATGCAG gTTCGGGGAATGTGCTGAAGGTGCAGCAGTTGCTTCACATCTGCAGCGAGCACTTTGACTCCAAGGATAAGGAAGAGGATAAAgacaagaaggagaagaaggacaAAGACAAGAAAGAGGCTCCTGCTGACATGGGGGCACACCAG GGAGTGGCTGTCCTGGGCATTGCCCTTATTGCCATGGGGGAGGAGATTGGGGCTGAAATGGCTCTGCGGACCTTTGGGCACTTG CTTAGGTATGGGGAGCCGACGCTGCGCCGGGCTGTCCCTCTGGCCTTGGCTCTGATCTCGGTCTCCAACCCAAGGCTCAACATCTTGGACACCTTAAGCAAATTCTCCCATGATGCTGACCCAGAAGTGTCCTATAATTCCATATTTGCCATGGGCATGGTGGGCAGTG GTACCAACAATGCTCGGCTGGCTGCCATGCTGCGCCAGCTAGCCCAGTACCATGCCAAAGACCCCAACAACCTTTTCATGGTGCGCTTGGCCCAG GGCTTGACACACTTGGGGAAGGGCACCCTCACTCTCTGCCCCTACCACAGTGATCGGCAGCTTATGAGTCAGGTGGCTGTGGCTGGGTTGCTCACCGTGCTCGTCTCCTTCCTCGATGTCCGCAACA tcattctgggcaagtcacactaTGTGCTGTATGGGCTGGTGGCTGCCATGCAGCCCCGAATGCTGGTCACCTTCGACGAGGAACTCCGGCCATTGCCGGTATCTGTCCGCGTGGGCCAG GCAGTGGACGTGGTGGGCCAGGCCGGGAAGCCCAAGACCATCACGGGGTTCCAGACGCACACTACCCCCGTGTTGCTGGCTCACGGGGAGCGGGCCGAGCTAGCCACGGAGGAGTTTTTGCCTGTCACTCCCATC